From the Martelella mediterranea DSM 17316 genome, one window contains:
- a CDS encoding outer membrane protein assembly factor BamE — protein MLKTHGVKFDLRPARPAAAGALVAVTLLVAGCSTSDVIGSKNVYYQGYVVDEEMLQLVKVGSSREQVVLTLGEPSTTATFDNEVFFYISQKKEKRFTFQKPRLVDQEILAVYFDGNGRVERIGRYTLQDGNVIDMATETTPTGGKDITFIQQILQGTGGSAARDFFGAGNNAGVVGP, from the coding sequence ATGTTGAAGACGCACGGTGTGAAATTTGATCTGAGGCCGGCCCGACCGGCAGCCGCCGGTGCCCTTGTCGCCGTTACCCTTCTTGTAGCAGGCTGCTCGACCAGCGATGTCATCGGCAGCAAGAACGTCTATTACCAGGGCTATGTCGTCGACGAGGAGATGCTGCAACTCGTCAAGGTCGGCTCCAGCCGCGAACAGGTTGTGCTCACGCTCGGCGAGCCCTCGACCACCGCGACCTTCGACAATGAGGTGTTCTTCTACATTTCTCAGAAGAAGGAAAAGCGCTTCACCTTCCAGAAGCCGCGCCTTGTCGACCAGGAAATCCTCGCGGTCTATTTCGACGGCAATGGCCGGGTCGAACGCATCGGCCGCTACACGCTGCAGGACGGCAACGTCATCGATATGGCGACCGAAACGACGCCGACCGGCGGCAAGGACATCACCTTCATCCAGCAGATCCTGCAGGGCACTGGCGGCAGCGCCGCCCGCGACTTCTTCGGCGCAGGCAACAATGCCGGCGTGGTCGGACCGTAA
- a CDS encoding ubiquinol-cytochrome C chaperone family protein, with amino-acid sequence MPWNFCKESGTTLGLFSRRRGNRQVVQRQYGVITTTARQPCFYTDYNVPDTVMGRFEMLSSVMILFLWRTAKSSDSGKQLSQEVVDAFFLDIDYSIRELGVGDNSVPKRMKKLAGMFYGRLERYVRCLQDRDLGQLAIALSQNFHGVESEPVDMAELARWMLANADHLARMDEVMVETGMVSFLVPESTEVARG; translated from the coding sequence ATGCCATGGAATTTTTGTAAAGAGAGTGGGACGACCTTGGGACTATTCAGCAGAAGACGCGGCAACCGTCAGGTGGTGCAGCGCCAGTATGGCGTAATCACGACCACGGCGCGCCAGCCGTGTTTTTATACCGATTATAACGTGCCGGACACGGTGATGGGGCGTTTCGAGATGCTGTCATCGGTGATGATCCTGTTCCTGTGGCGCACCGCGAAGTCATCCGACAGCGGCAAACAGCTCTCGCAGGAGGTCGTCGACGCCTTCTTTCTCGACATCGATTACTCCATCCGCGAACTGGGCGTCGGCGACAATTCCGTGCCGAAGCGGATGAAGAAGCTCGCCGGCATGTTCTACGGCCGGCTGGAGCGTTATGTGCGCTGCCTCCAGGACCGCGATCTCGGCCAGCTCGCGATCGCGCTTTCGCAGAATTTCCACGGGGTCGAGTCCGAACCGGTCGACATGGCGGAACTCGCGCGCTGGATGCTGGCCAATGCCGATCATCTCGCGCGCATGGACGAGGTCATGGTCGAAACCGGCATGGTGAGCTTCCTGGTGCCGGAAAGCACGGAGGTTGCCCGTGGCTGA
- a CDS encoding YceD family protein: MAEENADDRKLPFSRPFAVARASSVAFDMRVEADEAERAAIAAFLDVRSVESLSADLRISPWRRDGVRVKGTVRADITQNCVVTLEPLEATIEEEVDATFLPENSRQFHRKFNEEGELIVDPNGPDEPEPFAGSEVDIAALVIETIGLAIDPYPRKPDAALPDDLAEDDDPEEEDAAPSPFAALKNWKKPSE; the protein is encoded by the coding sequence GTGGCTGAAGAAAATGCCGACGACAGAAAACTGCCTTTTTCGCGGCCGTTCGCCGTTGCCCGCGCTTCCTCCGTCGCCTTCGACATGCGCGTCGAGGCCGATGAAGCCGAACGCGCGGCGATCGCGGCGTTTCTCGATGTCCGCTCGGTCGAAAGCCTTTCGGCGGATCTGAGAATCTCGCCCTGGCGGCGCGATGGCGTCCGGGTCAAGGGCACGGTCAGGGCCGACATCACCCAGAACTGCGTGGTCACGCTCGAGCCACTGGAGGCGACGATCGAGGAGGAGGTGGATGCCACTTTCCTTCCGGAGAATTCCCGCCAGTTCCACCGCAAGTTCAACGAGGAAGGCGAGTTGATCGTCGATCCCAACGGGCCGGACGAGCCGGAGCCGTTTGCCGGAAGCGAGGTCGATATCGCCGCCTTGGTGATCGAGACGATCGGCCTTGCGATCGACCCCTATCCGCGCAAGCCTGACGCGGCCTTGCCCGATGACCTCGCGGAAGACGACGATCCCGAAGAGGAGGACGCCGCGCCTTCGCCCTTCGCTGCTCTGAAGAACTGGAAAAAACCGTCGGAATAA
- the plsX gene encoding phosphate acyltransferase PlsX, with protein MIRISIDVMGGDVGPEVAIGGAAQSLMRHPDISFLLYGRKDAIEPILAGYPKLAERSQVIDCEVTVEMDEKPSQALRRGRNVSSMWRAIDAVKEGQSDAAVSAGNTGALMAMAMFCLKTMPAIDRPAIAGIWPTLRGESIVLDIGATIGADAKQLLDFALMGGAMARALFEIKKPTVGLVNVGVEEVKGVEQVKEAGKLLREADIDNLEYAGFVEGDDLGRGTVDVFVVEGFTGNIALKTAEGTARQIAEYLRSAMSRTWMTRLGYVLARGAFQMLRDKLDPRKVNGGVFLGLNGIVIKSHGGTDAEGYASAIDVAYDMVHNGLQAKIQHDLNEYHARNESPMGPEAA; from the coding sequence TTGATTAGAATTTCCATTGATGTCATGGGGGGGGATGTCGGGCCGGAAGTCGCGATTGGAGGCGCTGCCCAGTCGCTGATGCGGCATCCCGATATCAGCTTTCTCCTCTACGGCAGGAAGGACGCGATCGAACCGATTCTCGCAGGCTATCCGAAGCTTGCCGAGCGATCACAGGTCATCGATTGCGAAGTCACCGTAGAGATGGATGAGAAGCCGAGCCAGGCGCTCAGGCGCGGCCGTAATGTTTCCAGCATGTGGCGCGCGATCGACGCGGTCAAGGAAGGCCAGTCCGATGCCGCCGTCTCCGCCGGCAATACCGGCGCGCTTATGGCGATGGCGATGTTCTGTCTCAAGACCATGCCGGCAATCGACCGCCCGGCGATCGCCGGCATCTGGCCGACGCTCAGGGGCGAGAGCATCGTGCTCGATATCGGCGCCACGATCGGCGCCGACGCCAAGCAATTGCTCGATTTCGCGCTGATGGGCGGGGCAATGGCCCGCGCGCTGTTCGAGATCAAGAAGCCGACCGTCGGCCTCGTCAATGTTGGCGTCGAGGAGGTCAAGGGCGTCGAACAGGTCAAGGAAGCCGGCAAGCTCTTGCGCGAGGCCGATATCGACAATCTCGAATATGCCGGTTTCGTCGAGGGCGACGATCTCGGTCGCGGAACCGTCGACGTGTTCGTGGTCGAGGGTTTTACCGGCAATATCGCGCTGAAGACCGCCGAGGGCACGGCCCGCCAGATCGCGGAATATCTGCGCTCCGCGATGTCGCGAACCTGGATGACGCGGCTCGGCTATGTGCTCGCCCGCGGCGCGTTCCAGATGCTGCGCGACAAGCTGGACCCGCGCAAGGTCAATGGCGGCGTGTTTCTGGGGCTCAACGGCATCGTCATCAAGAGCCATGGCGGCACGGATGCGGAAGGCTACGCCTCGGCGATCGATGTCGCCTATGACATGGTCCATAACGGTCTGCAGGCCAAGATCCAGCATGATCTGAACGAGTACCACGCCCGTAATGAATCACCGATGGGGCCGGAAGCGGCCTGA
- a CDS encoding beta-ketoacyl-ACP synthase III, giving the protein MTRSVVCGFGSALPRRVVTNEELQKLVDTSDSWIQQRTGIKQRYIAGEGETTASLGEAAARAALANAGLSPDDIDLIVVATSTPDNTFPATAVNIQHRLGMNHGFAFDMQAVCSGFVYAVTTADNFIRAGRAKRVLVIGAETFSRLLDWTDRTTCVLFGDGAGAIILEAADDAAAGDRGIIAASLRSDGAHCEKLYVDGGVSTTGDIGHLRMQGREVFKHAVGMITDVIVAAFDEAGITADELDWLVPHQANRRIIEGSAKKLGIPMEKVVVTVDQHANTSAASIPLALAAAAGDGRIKRGDTVMLEAMGGGFTWGAVLLRW; this is encoded by the coding sequence ATGACCCGTTCAGTCGTTTGCGGTTTCGGTTCGGCCCTGCCCAGACGCGTCGTGACCAACGAGGAGCTCCAGAAGCTTGTCGATACCTCCGATAGCTGGATCCAGCAGCGCACCGGGATAAAGCAGCGCTATATTGCCGGCGAGGGCGAGACCACGGCTTCGCTTGGCGAGGCCGCCGCGCGCGCAGCCCTTGCCAATGCCGGTCTGAGCCCCGATGACATCGACCTCATCGTGGTCGCGACCTCCACACCCGACAACACCTTCCCGGCCACCGCCGTCAATATTCAGCATCGCCTGGGGATGAACCACGGCTTCGCCTTCGACATGCAGGCGGTCTGCTCGGGTTTCGTCTACGCGGTGACGACGGCGGACAATTTCATCCGCGCGGGGCGGGCGAAGCGGGTTCTGGTGATCGGCGCCGAGACATTCTCGCGCCTGCTCGACTGGACCGACCGCACCACCTGCGTGCTGTTCGGCGATGGCGCCGGCGCGATCATCCTTGAGGCCGCGGACGACGCGGCGGCCGGCGATCGCGGCATCATTGCCGCCAGCCTGCGGTCCGATGGCGCGCATTGCGAAAAGCTCTATGTCGATGGCGGCGTATCGACGACGGGCGATATCGGCCATTTGCGCATGCAGGGCCGCGAGGTCTTCAAGCACGCGGTCGGCATGATCACCGACGTGATCGTGGCCGCGTTCGACGAAGCCGGCATCACCGCTGACGAACTCGACTGGCTGGTGCCGCATCAGGCCAATCGCCGCATCATCGAGGGCTCGGCCAAGAAGCTCGGCATCCCGATGGAGAAGGTCGTGGTCACGGTTGACCAGCACGCCAATACCTCCGCCGCCTCGATCCCGCTGGCCCTAGCGGCAGCCGCTGGCGATGGCCGGATCAAGCGCGGCGACACGGTGATGCTGGAGGCCATGGGCGGTGGGTTCACCTGGGGCGCGGTGCTTTTGCGCTGGTAG
- a CDS encoding integration host factor subunit alpha, whose translation MPGKTVTRADLAESVFRKVGLSRTESAELVETVIDEICDAIVRGETVKLSSFATFQVRDKNERIGRNPKTGEEVPISPRRVMTFKASNVLKQKILKSHLTRRNKAEKAAAKSAG comes from the coding sequence ATGCCTGGCAAAACTGTGACGCGCGCGGATCTGGCCGAATCGGTTTTCCGCAAGGTGGGACTTTCGCGAACGGAATCCGCCGAACTGGTGGAAACCGTGATCGATGAAATCTGCGACGCCATCGTGCGCGGCGAAACGGTCAAGCTCTCCTCTTTCGCGACCTTCCAGGTGCGCGACAAGAACGAGCGAATCGGCCGCAATCCCAAGACCGGCGAGGAAGTGCCGATCTCGCCCCGCCGCGTGATGACCTTCAAGGCGTCCAACGTGCTGAAGCAGAAGATCCTGAAGTCGCACCTGACGCGCCGCAACAAGGCCGAGAAGGCCGCCGCCAAGTCGGCGGGCTGA
- a CDS encoding MerR family transcriptional regulator, with amino-acid sequence MDKSPEAFRTISEVAEELELPQHVLRFWETRFTQVKPMKRGGGRRYYRPEDIELLKGIRHLLYDHGYTIKGVQKLLKSNGNRFVTAVGSGDAELIEALAPQPEARKEDQHSIFDDDQVVGRPKKASGKSFFRRAKEGEGDVDPAFGLARSDDAMLKEVLSDLLECKRLLDQVR; translated from the coding sequence ATGGACAAAAGTCCCGAGGCGTTTCGCACCATTTCCGAGGTTGCCGAAGAACTGGAACTGCCGCAGCACGTGCTCCGGTTCTGGGAAACGCGCTTTACTCAGGTCAAGCCGATGAAACGCGGCGGCGGGCGGCGCTATTACCGGCCCGAGGATATCGAGCTGCTGAAGGGCATCCGCCACCTGCTCTACGATCACGGCTACACCATCAAGGGCGTGCAGAAGCTTTTGAAAAGCAATGGCAATCGCTTTGTGACCGCCGTCGGCAGCGGCGATGCCGAGCTGATCGAGGCGCTGGCGCCGCAACCCGAGGCCCGTAAGGAGGATCAGCATTCGATCTTCGACGATGACCAGGTCGTCGGCCGGCCCAAAAAGGCAAGCGGAAAGAGCTTTTTCCGGCGCGCCAAGGAAGGCGAGGGCGATGTCGATCCCGCGTTCGGCCTTGCGCGTTCCGACGACGCGATGTTGAAGGAGGTGCTCTCCGACCTTCTGGAATGCAAGCGTCTTCTCGATCAGGTGCGATAG
- a CDS encoding plasma-membrane proton-efflux P-type ATPase — MADEAAGTDLENAPVDAVVDELKTDIASGLSEDEASRRLATYGPNALPEKKTSLARQILRHFVGPIAFMIEAAALVSLLLGDMGDFVIIFGLLLFNAGLEFYQDSKATNALAALKNSLAPQASALRGGVVKTVDAATLVPGDIVNIRLGGIVPADIRLISGDYASIDQAALTGESLPVTKKVGDLAYSGSVVKQGEMAGVVIGTGGNTFFGRTARLVAGAGAVSQAQKAMFHIGNFLIVLAVVLALIMVAVQVYVDIVKADNWGLADALAILQFVLVLLVASIPVAMPAVFSITMALGALALSKEKAIVSRLSSIDEMAGADILCSDKTGTLTKNILTLGEPIPLDGVDSAEIVFCGALAARAEDSDAIDGAVIAALPDKMVLGKYRLSRFTPFDPVSKRTEASVAGPDGKTFLVSKGAPHAIVALCGGENAAAVDAHVAELGEKGYRALAVARSDDDGAHWQLLGILPMYDPPRDDSRQTIDNVRAKGVTVKMITGDDTAIARETARQLGLGANILAAADVFPKDMDPDNVPGPIANRILTADGFARVFPEHKYAIVKTFQKNGHLVAMTGDGVNDAPALKQADCGIAVSGATDAARSAAALILTAPGLSVIENAIDEARRIFGRITSYTVYRVALTMTIMFLVVLSTIFLGFQPLTPIMIVLMSLLDDIPIMTVAYDNTTVSDQPIRWRMPHLLTVSAVLGFASIVQSFGLLLMGMEVMSEPARWPGLGITDTAHLQSMMFLQLVAGGHLLLLVARKENWFTKRPYPAPPLMIAMVATQLVAVLMCGFGILVPQIPWLLIGLVWIYLIVWLFVLGLVRIGIDQVLENRSARRAMSIDVMNERLFR, encoded by the coding sequence ATGGCTGATGAAGCGGCAGGAACGGACCTCGAAAACGCGCCGGTCGACGCGGTTGTGGATGAGCTGAAAACTGATATCGCGTCCGGCCTTTCCGAGGACGAGGCCTCCAGGCGACTTGCGACCTATGGCCCGAACGCGCTGCCGGAGAAAAAGACCAGTCTGGCGCGGCAGATCCTGCGGCACTTCGTCGGGCCGATCGCCTTCATGATCGAGGCGGCGGCGCTGGTCTCGCTTCTGCTCGGCGATATGGGCGATTTCGTCATCATTTTCGGCCTGCTGCTCTTCAATGCCGGCCTCGAATTCTATCAGGACAGCAAGGCCACCAATGCGCTTGCGGCGCTGAAGAACTCGCTCGCCCCGCAGGCAAGCGCGTTGCGCGGCGGCGTTGTCAAGACGGTGGATGCCGCGACGCTTGTGCCGGGCGATATCGTCAACATTCGCCTCGGCGGCATCGTGCCGGCCGATATCAGGCTGATCTCCGGCGACTATGCCTCGATCGATCAGGCCGCGCTCACCGGCGAATCGCTGCCCGTCACCAAGAAGGTTGGCGATCTCGCCTATTCCGGCAGCGTTGTGAAGCAGGGCGAGATGGCCGGCGTCGTGATCGGCACGGGCGGCAACACGTTTTTCGGCCGCACGGCCAGGCTGGTGGCGGGCGCGGGCGCGGTCAGCCAGGCGCAGAAGGCGATGTTCCACATCGGCAATTTCCTGATCGTGCTCGCCGTGGTTCTGGCGCTGATCATGGTCGCCGTTCAGGTCTATGTCGACATCGTGAAGGCCGACAATTGGGGCCTTGCGGATGCGCTGGCGATCCTGCAATTCGTGCTGGTGCTGCTGGTTGCCTCGATCCCGGTGGCCATGCCCGCCGTGTTTTCGATCACCATGGCGCTCGGCGCGTTGGCGCTGTCGAAGGAAAAGGCGATCGTCTCGCGGCTTTCCTCGATCGATGAAATGGCTGGCGCCGACATCCTCTGCTCCGACAAGACCGGCACGCTGACCAAGAATATCCTGACGCTCGGCGAGCCGATCCCGCTTGATGGCGTCGATTCCGCCGAGATCGTGTTCTGCGGCGCGCTCGCCGCACGCGCCGAGGACAGCGACGCGATCGACGGCGCGGTGATTGCGGCGCTGCCGGACAAGATGGTGCTTGGAAAGTACCGGCTGTCGCGGTTCACGCCGTTCGACCCGGTCTCGAAACGCACGGAGGCGTCTGTCGCCGGGCCGGATGGCAAGACGTTCCTGGTCTCCAAGGGCGCGCCGCATGCGATCGTGGCGCTTTGCGGCGGGGAAAATGCCGCGGCGGTCGATGCCCATGTGGCGGAACTCGGCGAAAAGGGCTACCGCGCGCTCGCCGTGGCGCGCTCGGATGATGACGGGGCGCATTGGCAACTCCTCGGCATCCTGCCGATGTACGATCCGCCGCGCGATGATTCCAGGCAGACCATCGACAATGTCCGCGCCAAGGGCGTGACGGTGAAGATGATTACCGGCGACGACACCGCGATTGCGCGCGAGACCGCCCGCCAGCTTGGCCTCGGCGCAAATATCCTTGCCGCGGCGGATGTGTTTCCCAAGGACATGGACCCCGACAATGTGCCGGGTCCGATCGCCAACCGCATCCTGACGGCGGATGGTTTCGCGCGCGTCTTTCCCGAGCATAAATACGCCATCGTCAAGACATTCCAGAAGAATGGTCATCTGGTGGCGATGACTGGTGACGGGGTCAATGACGCGCCGGCGCTGAAACAGGCCGATTGCGGGATCGCGGTCTCGGGCGCGACCGATGCCGCGCGCTCCGCCGCGGCGCTGATCCTCACCGCTCCGGGGCTTTCGGTGATCGAAAACGCCATCGACGAGGCCCGGCGGATTTTCGGACGGATCACCAGCTACACCGTCTATCGCGTGGCGCTGACCATGACGATCATGTTCCTGGTGGTGCTGTCGACGATCTTCCTCGGTTTCCAGCCGCTGACGCCGATCATGATCGTGCTGATGTCGCTGCTCGACGATATCCCGATCATGACGGTGGCCTATGACAATACCACCGTGTCGGATCAGCCGATCCGCTGGCGGATGCCGCATCTGCTGACGGTCTCGGCCGTGCTTGGCTTCGCCTCGATCGTCCAGTCCTTCGGGCTTTTGCTGATGGGCATGGAGGTGATGTCGGAGCCGGCGCGATGGCCGGGGCTTGGCATTACCGACACTGCGCATCTGCAATCGATGATGTTCCTGCAGCTTGTGGCCGGCGGTCATCTGCTGCTTCTGGTCGCGCGCAAGGAAAACTGGTTCACGAAGAGACCCTATCCTGCGCCGCCTCTGATGATCGCCATGGTCGCCACGCAGCTGGTGGCTGTGCTGATGTGCGGTTTCGGCATTCTGGTGCCGCAAATCCCGTGGCTGCTGATCGGCCTCGTCTGGATCTACCTGATCGTCTGGCTGTTCGTGCTCGGGCTGGTGCGGATCGGCATTGACCAGGTGCTGGAAAACCGCAGCGCGCGGCGGGCGATGTCGATCGATGTGATGAACGAGCGCCTGTTCCGCTAG
- a CDS encoding polyphosphate kinase 2 family protein, which translates to MDFRKKLAIEPGSTVSLADINPEQDGGIESKEEGKEKLSGILDEITPLQEMLYAEKKHALLIVLQGIDAAGKDGVCWHVIRAMNPQGTYVASFKQPTEVEKAHDFLWRVHQRVPAMGQVAVFNRSHYEDVLVARVHNLVSKQVWSKRYHEINNFEEFLTENGVTIVKFFLYISKDEQLERFEKRLEDKDRQWKISASDYAERDRWDEYIEAYEAMLSHCSTAHAPWYVIPANRKWFRNLAAADIIHRAMLDMQIESPRPTVDIDEIYRRYHHAVREA; encoded by the coding sequence ATGGATTTCCGTAAGAAGCTTGCCATCGAGCCTGGCAGCACGGTTTCGCTTGCCGATATCAATCCGGAACAGGATGGCGGGATCGAGAGCAAGGAGGAGGGCAAGGAGAAGCTTTCCGGCATACTGGACGAAATCACGCCGCTCCAGGAAATGCTCTATGCGGAAAAGAAGCATGCGCTGCTGATCGTGCTGCAGGGCATCGATGCCGCCGGCAAGGACGGCGTCTGCTGGCACGTGATCCGCGCCATGAACCCGCAGGGCACCTATGTGGCGAGCTTCAAACAGCCGACAGAGGTCGAAAAGGCGCATGATTTTCTCTGGCGCGTGCACCAGCGCGTGCCGGCCATGGGGCAGGTCGCGGTCTTCAACCGCTCGCATTACGAGGATGTACTGGTGGCGCGGGTGCACAATCTCGTTTCAAAGCAGGTTTGGTCGAAGCGCTATCACGAGATCAACAATTTCGAGGAATTCCTGACCGAGAACGGCGTCACCATCGTCAAGTTCTTCCTTTATATTTCCAAGGATGAGCAGCTCGAACGGTTCGAGAAACGGCTGGAGGACAAGGACCGGCAGTGGAAGATTTCGGCTTCCGATTATGCCGAGCGCGATCGCTGGGATGAGTATATCGAGGCCTATGAGGCGATGCTATCGCATTGCTCGACAGCCCATGCGCCCTGGTATGTGATCCCGGCAAACCGCAAATGGTTCCGCAATCTCGCCGCCGCCGATATCATCCACCGCGCTATGCTCGACATGCAGATCGAAAGCCCGCGGCCGACGGTGGATATCGATGAAATCTATCGGCGCTATCATCACGCCGTGCGGGAGGCGTAA
- a CDS encoding formylglycine-generating enzyme family protein has translation MSVEGKGSCCAVSRNSEKPAIEAAPIIPAGVGERSNAIALPGGRSHVGIDNPAIPQDGEGPARFVKLNPFALEAQTVTIRRFAEFVDATGYVSEAERFGWSAVFAGLVSKDTEVMGSAPDTPWWWRIDGACWRHPEGPGSSVEDRLDHPVTQVSHADAVAFATWVGGRLPSEAEWERAAHGGVVGRKFVWGDEEPTDTKIFCNIWQGRFPDHNTMADGYMGTAPARSFEPNEGGFYNMAGNVWEWTADPYRIRSLSRHAKQRNAAAVAADERLLKGGSFLCHYSYCYRYRIAARMALTPDSAASNVGFRVAYDA, from the coding sequence ATGAGCGTTGAGGGCAAGGGGAGCTGCTGTGCGGTATCCCGCAACAGTGAAAAACCTGCTATTGAGGCCGCTCCGATCATCCCGGCAGGCGTCGGTGAACGCTCCAACGCGATTGCCCTTCCAGGCGGGCGCAGCCATGTCGGCATTGATAATCCCGCGATCCCGCAGGATGGCGAGGGGCCGGCGCGCTTCGTCAAGCTCAATCCCTTCGCCCTCGAGGCGCAGACCGTCACGATCAGGCGCTTTGCGGAATTCGTCGATGCGACCGGTTATGTCTCCGAGGCCGAGCGCTTCGGCTGGTCCGCCGTGTTTGCCGGCCTGGTCTCGAAAGATACAGAGGTGATGGGCAGTGCCCCCGACACGCCGTGGTGGTGGCGGATCGACGGCGCCTGCTGGCGCCACCCGGAGGGCCCCGGCAGCAGCGTCGAGGACCGGCTCGATCACCCCGTCACCCAGGTCTCCCACGCCGATGCGGTGGCGTTTGCAACCTGGGTTGGCGGAAGGCTGCCGAGCGAGGCGGAATGGGAGCGGGCGGCCCATGGCGGCGTCGTCGGCCGCAAATTCGTCTGGGGCGATGAGGAACCGACCGACACCAAGATCTTCTGCAATATCTGGCAGGGGCGTTTTCCCGATCACAATACCATGGCTGACGGCTATATGGGCACCGCGCCGGCGCGATCCTTCGAGCCGAACGAGGGCGGGTTCTACAACATGGCCGGCAATGTCTGGGAGTGGACCGCCGATCCCTATCGCATCCGCTCGCTCTCCCGCCACGCCAAGCAGCGCAATGCCGCAGCCGTTGCCGCCGATGAGCGCCTGCTCAAGGGCGGCTCGTTCCTCTGCCATTACAGCTATTGCTACCGCTACCGGATCGCCGCGCGCATGGCGCTGACGCCGGACAGCGCCGCCAGCAATGTCGGTTTTCGCGTCGCCTACGACGCCTGA
- the clcA gene encoding H(+)/Cl(-) exchange transporter ClcA, which yields MAAVTGIVTGTIGSFFHLAIDRLSTWPQALGRLLHGPWLVLAAALITMVVTVAMVAVVRRYAPEAAGSGVQEIEGAMSNLRNVRWRRVLPVKFLTGIGALSSGLVLGREGPTIHIGASIAAATTDFFKVSDTERRGLLGAGAAAGLACAFNAPLAAVLFIIEETHNQFPYNFRSYMGVIVAAFFSTVMTEVIGGTAPDFSMSVATPALALLPAFVVLGVLLGFVGVALNASLMSVSGFTIAMHKRIPYLMPALIGLAIGALFILFPRAVTGGENVIVSLARDHVVLSALLLLAVLRFATMVVSYSAGTPGGIFAPMLALAIAIGLAFGTILEGVLPEGTAIPLAFGIAAMGGLFSASVRAPVVGVALTLELTGAYTMTLPLIATCVTANVAARWLGGQPIYEQLLERTLKQAGVHPERMPHRPESELG from the coding sequence ATGGCGGCCGTGACGGGCATTGTCACGGGCACGATCGGCTCGTTTTTCCACCTTGCAATCGACCGGCTGTCGACCTGGCCGCAGGCGCTGGGGCGTCTTCTGCACGGGCCTTGGCTCGTTCTGGCGGCGGCGCTGATCACCATGGTCGTCACCGTCGCCATGGTCGCCGTCGTGCGCCGCTACGCGCCGGAGGCCGCCGGCAGCGGCGTGCAGGAAATCGAAGGCGCGATGAGCAATCTGCGCAATGTGCGCTGGCGCCGGGTTCTGCCGGTCAAGTTCCTCACCGGCATCGGGGCCCTGTCATCCGGCCTTGTGCTCGGACGAGAAGGGCCGACGATCCATATCGGCGCGTCGATCGCGGCGGCGACCACGGATTTCTTCAAGGTCTCGGATACCGAAAGGCGCGGCCTGCTGGGTGCCGGAGCGGCCGCCGGTCTTGCCTGCGCCTTCAATGCGCCGCTCGCCGCCGTGCTGTTCATCATCGAGGAAACGCACAACCAGTTTCCCTATAACTTCCGCAGCTATATGGGCGTCATCGTCGCCGCCTTCTTCTCCACCGTGATGACGGAAGTGATCGGCGGCACCGCTCCGGATTTCTCGATGTCGGTCGCCACGCCCGCGCTGGCCCTGCTCCCGGCCTTCGTTGTTCTCGGCGTGCTTCTCGGTTTCGTCGGCGTTGCGCTCAACGCCAGCCTGATGAGCGTTTCCGGCTTCACCATCGCGATGCACAAGCGCATTCCCTACCTCATGCCGGCGCTGATCGGGCTTGCGATCGGGGCGCTGTTCATCCTGTTTCCGCGCGCCGTCACCGGCGGCGAGAACGTGATCGTCTCGCTTGCCCGCGACCATGTCGTGCTGAGCGCGCTTCTGCTGCTTGCGGTCTTGCGGTTCGCCACCATGGTGGTGAGCTATTCCGCAGGCACACCCGGCGGCATCTTCGCGCCCATGCTGGCGCTCGCCATCGCGATCGGCCTTGCCTTTGGTACAATATTGGAAGGCGTGCTGCCGGAAGGAACCGCCATTCCGCTCGCCTTCGGCATCGCCGCCATGGGCGGGCTGTTTTCGGCTTCGGTGCGCGCGCCGGTGGTCGGCGTCGCGCTGACGCTGGAACTGACGGGGGCCTACACCATGACGCTGCCGCTGATCGCCACATGCGTCACCGCCAATGTCGCGGCCCGCTGGCTCGGCGGACAGCCGATCTACGAGCAGTTGCTGGAGCGGACCCTGAAACAAGCGGGCGTTCATCCCGAACGCATGCCGCACCGGCCCGAAAGCGAGCTCGGCTGA